The following proteins are co-located in the Sphingomonas panacis genome:
- a CDS encoding bile acid:sodium symporter family protein: MGRAFKLVLSIDRFLLLLIAVVVGASLLPVRGVAAGWVDLAADLAIALLFFLHGAKLSRAAIVQGIGNLKLHALVLASTYLLFPLLGLALVALLHGWGNPLLLSGLLFLTLLPSTVQSSIAFTAIARGDVAAAVCSASLSNLLGIFVTPLLVVLFMRADGNGAVSSWHSIWTIAVQLLLPFVAGHLLRPVIGGFVDRNKKILQPVDRGSILLVVYSAFSAAVVNGIWTQVNVADLAGLLGLSAVLLAAVMGVNVLTARLAGLSREDFIVLLFCGSKKSLASGVPMAGALFAPAHVGLMVLPLMIFHQLQLFVCAALAGRFRSVADARAAAAAIPRTEAEIAAAAKAAGVPVPEACLPGVTANLALLERHAATLRGTPQ; encoded by the coding sequence CGATCTCGCCGCCGATCTCGCCATAGCCTTGCTGTTCTTCCTGCACGGCGCCAAATTGTCGCGCGCGGCGATCGTCCAGGGCATCGGCAACCTCAAGCTGCACGCGCTGGTGCTCGCATCGACCTATCTGCTGTTTCCTTTGCTCGGGCTGGCGCTGGTCGCGCTGCTGCACGGCTGGGGCAATCCGCTGCTGCTGTCGGGGCTGCTGTTCCTGACGTTGCTGCCCTCGACGGTGCAATCCTCGATCGCCTTTACGGCGATCGCGCGCGGCGATGTCGCGGCGGCGGTGTGCAGCGCGTCGCTGTCCAATCTGCTCGGCATCTTCGTGACGCCGCTGCTGGTCGTGCTGTTCATGCGGGCCGATGGCAACGGCGCGGTGTCGTCCTGGCATTCGATCTGGACGATCGCGGTGCAATTGCTGCTGCCCTTCGTCGCCGGGCATCTGCTGCGCCCGGTGATCGGCGGCTTCGTCGATCGCAACAAGAAGATCCTCCAGCCGGTCGATCGTGGCTCGATCCTGCTCGTCGTCTATTCGGCGTTCAGCGCGGCGGTGGTGAACGGCATCTGGACTCAGGTGAACGTCGCCGATCTCGCCGGGCTGCTCGGCCTGAGCGCGGTGCTGCTGGCGGCGGTGATGGGGGTGAACGTGCTGACCGCGCGGCTCGCCGGTCTGTCGCGCGAGGATTTCATCGTGCTGCTGTTCTGCGGATCGAAGAAGAGCCTTGCCTCGGGCGTGCCGATGGCGGGGGCGCTGTTCGCGCCGGCGCACGTCGGGCTGATGGTGCTGCCGCTGATGATCTTCCACCAGTTGCAATTGTTCGTCTGCGCGGCGCTGGCGGGTCGCTTCCGCAGCGTGGCCGACGCGCGCGCCGCGGCAGCGGCGATCCCGCGCACCGAGGCCGAGATCGCCGCCGCGGCGAAGGCGGCCGGCGTGCCGGTTCCCGAGGCATGTCTGCCGGGCGTGACCGCCAACCTCGCGCTGCTCGAACGGCATGCGGCGACGCTGCGGGGCACGCCGCAATGA
- a CDS encoding AtzE family amidohydrolase, whose product MRRATEIAADVRAGRVTASAIVEACLAALAQDDLVAVTRILADRARAEAAAVDAQIAAGRDPGPLAGVPYGVKDLFDVAGLSTTAGSALYADAAPARADAEAIRRLRDAGAVLVATLNMDEFAYGFATINAAYGTTRNPHDPARLAGGSSGGSAAVVAAGLLPFALGSDTNGSIRVPASLTGVYGIKATHDAVPMAGVFPFAKSFDDIGPFTVSVADMRLVWDVLSGTTAEPTEQPLRVALLGGRFRENVDPDQLAAMAEIAPDAPVIELPDIARARSAAFVITAYEGGKLHRAALAEQPMAFDPQVRDRLIAGALLPHALYDEAQAFRAAFKQRIADLIAPYDVLLAPATPCVAPLIADPRITIDGALSPARADLGIHSQPVSFLGLPSLAMPLARPGRLPLGLQAIGHAGTERTLFRFAARLEGQGVVGVSPAGALQGDMA is encoded by the coding sequence ATGAGGCGGGCGACCGAGATCGCCGCCGATGTCCGCGCCGGGCGCGTCACCGCGTCGGCGATCGTCGAGGCGTGCCTTGCCGCGCTCGCGCAGGACGACTTGGTCGCCGTCACCCGCATCCTCGCCGATCGCGCGCGGGCCGAGGCGGCGGCGGTGGATGCGCAGATCGCCGCCGGGCGCGATCCGGGGCCGCTCGCTGGCGTGCCGTATGGCGTCAAGGATCTGTTCGACGTCGCCGGGCTGTCGACCACCGCCGGCTCGGCGCTTTACGCCGATGCCGCGCCGGCGCGCGCCGATGCCGAGGCGATCCGCCGGTTGCGAGACGCCGGCGCGGTGCTGGTCGCGACGCTCAACATGGACGAATTCGCCTACGGCTTCGCGACCATCAACGCGGCCTATGGCACCACGCGCAACCCGCACGATCCGGCACGGCTGGCGGGCGGCTCGTCGGGTGGATCGGCGGCGGTGGTCGCGGCCGGGCTGCTGCCGTTCGCGCTCGGATCGGACACCAACGGCTCGATCCGCGTCCCCGCCAGCCTGACCGGCGTGTACGGCATCAAGGCCACGCACGACGCGGTGCCGATGGCGGGCGTGTTCCCGTTCGCAAAGAGCTTCGACGATATCGGCCCGTTCACCGTCTCGGTCGCCGATATGCGGCTGGTGTGGGATGTGCTGAGCGGCACCACCGCCGAGCCGACCGAGCAACCGTTGCGCGTCGCATTGCTCGGCGGGCGGTTCCGCGAGAATGTCGATCCCGATCAGCTCGCCGCGATGGCCGAGATCGCGCCCGACGCCCCGGTCATCGAACTCCCCGACATCGCCCGCGCCCGCTCGGCGGCATTCGTCATCACCGCATATGAGGGGGGCAAGCTTCACCGCGCCGCGCTCGCCGAACAGCCGATGGCGTTCGATCCGCAAGTCCGCGACCGGCTGATCGCGGGCGCGCTGCTCCCGCACGCGCTGTATGACGAAGCACAGGCGTTTCGCGCCGCCTTCAAGCAGCGCATCGCCGATCTGATCGCGCCCTATGACGTGCTGCTCGCGCCCGCCACGCCGTGCGTCGCGCCGCTGATCGCCGATCCGCGCATCACGATCGACGGCGCGCTCAGCCCGGCGCGCGCCGATCTCGGCATTCACAGCCAGCCGGTCAGCTTCCTCGGCCTTCCGTCGCTGGCGATGCCGCTCGCGCGGCCGGGGCGGTTGCCGCTGGGGTTGCAGGCGATCGGCCACGCCGGCACCGAGCGGACGCTGTTCCGCTTCGCCGCGCGGCTGGAAGGACAAGGGGTGGTCGGCGTTTCGCCGGCGGGGGCGTTGCAGGGGGACATGGCATGA